The DNA window AGTTCCGAGAAGTAGCTTGTATAAGAGTTTAGCAAATCTGCTTTATAGAGAGACACTTGGAATGGGAGTACGATGATGAGAGAAAACTGTAGAGTGGATTTCAAAAATAACCGGAATGAAGGAAAGCGAGGTACGGATATAACTTGCTTTAGATACTTTCAAGAGGTTGTGGGACGGAATAAGCGATGAAATGAAGCGAAAAGCGGTCTTTTACTCAGATCGCCGGGACGCTTACAATTTAATCCCTTACAAGCCACGTTGGAAGATCGTTCTTAACCGACAACAAACAAACTCCTAAGATGGGCTTTGTAGGCAAAAAAGCTCGTGAGAAAGCAGAAGTTGAGAAATTAAACGAACTCTCGAATATGCATTACGAAGTCAAATTTAGCTTTTTCAATTAACTTTTCATCCGCCGTATATAGTTTGGCTTTTTGCTCTTCAGCCAGAGCTATGTAGGAAGCGTCGTAAATCGTTAAGTCATTCTCAACCGCAATTTCCGCCGTTCTCTCCGCGAGTTTTCCTGTTAGTGGGTATAGTCTGAAACCGTAGAGGGTTATGACTCTTGCAGCCGTTACGATTTCCTCTTTGTTAAACAGTCCTTTATGCTTCAAAGCGTTCAGAACTTCGTAGGGCATTAGTTCCGGGGAGATAATCTCTACGCTTCCGTTTATGTATTCATCTCGTAATTTTCTCGCGTTCTTCGAGTAAACCTCGTCAACAAACCATTTCACTATTACGCTCGCGTCAGCTACGACCTTTTCCATACCTCTTGTCCCTCCACTCTCGAATGATCTCGGTAGTATCTGTCGCAGACTTCTTTCTTATTTTCTCGTTCAAAAGTAAAGCCTCTGCGAGGTTTCTGCTCTCAAGCCTTTCTATTACTTTTTCTATCTCTTTTCTTATTATTTCACTCCAGTTTACGTATCTGTGTCTATCCATTTTTTTCTTTAGTTCGTCGCTAACTCTTACACTTATTACAGGCATACTTGTATTGCTGTATTACAACAGATAAAGCTTTTGGAAGAACCAAGGGCAGAGCTATGACTCAGCGATAATTAAAAATTGTAAAATTCAAAAGCTCCTCATAGCCTCTTTCAGCCTCTTCTGCCCCTCTTCGCTAAACCAAAGGGAAGTGAATGTCTCCACGTCTTTTTCCAGCAAAGCCAAGCACTCCTCTTTTACTTTCAACGTTCTGTTTTTCTTTACAGCCGAAAAGGCTTCAGCCGGATGGTTAAGACTCTTTACCTTTTCTATCGACTTTTCCACAAGTTCTTCCTTCGAAAAAACACCGTCTATTATTCCCAACTCCAACGCCTTTTCTGCTGAATAGAAGTCTCCTCCGTAAACCACGTCCCTCGCGACCCTCTCGTCTATCATCTGGAGAATCCTCTGGGGAAGATACGGCACTGAAAGTCCGAGCTTTATCTCGTTCAATCCTATGAGAGCTTTCTCCTTAACCATGAATCTGTAGTCGCAGCAGAGAGCGAGAATGCATCCTCCAGCTATTGCATGCCCGTTTACTGCTGCAACCGTCGGCTTCGGCATCGTGTATATCTCCAGACAGAGAAGGTTGAAGCTCCTAATAAACTCTTTAAACAGCTGTTTGTCGTAGTCGATAAGCTTTGGAACGTCCAATCCGATTGAGAAAAACCTCTCGTCCTTGCTCGTTAGCACGATTCCACTTGCTTCGCTCTTAACAGATTCCACCGCTCTCTTCAAATCCTCTACCAGCTCCGGATTTATAGGGTTCTTTTTTCCGCTGTTCATTTTGAGAATAGCCACACCATCCACAACTTCCACTTCCACGCTCATGAGTCTAAATTCGTAACGAATTTTTTGAAGTTTTTGCATTTAAAAATAAACATTTAAAAATAAATTAAATTAAGTAGATTAAGTTAAGAAGTTTTAGAGTATTTTACGAGCACGTTTATGAATTCTTTGTCAGATATCTCTTTGTTAATCCAGTCTTTCAGAGCTACAGTCAACTCCATGTAATCTATTTTTCCATCTCCGTTGAAATCGTATCTTTGCCAGGGTTCGCTGGGAGCGAGAACTGTAATGCTAAGCGATTTGCTGAAGTTTCCTGAAGAGCTCTCCAAGCTTACATCTATTGAGAAAGTTCCTTTAACCTTTGGAACCGTGAACTCAGCCGTGTAGTTTCCGGAAATGGTGGTAATAGAGTCTTTCATGCCCCATTCAGCCGGAAAGACAATTGTAAGCTTTCCATCCAAGTTCGTCACAACTTCTATCACTAGCGTATCTCCCTGCATAACTTGAGCGGGAGCTTTTACATCGAAGAAAGGTTTTTTCTCAGCTATACTTATTTCTTTTTCGAATTCGTTAACGTTTCCAGCTCTGTCAACGATCACAACTTTAAGCACTCCGGATTTTTCGGCGTTGAACTCGAATGCGTGATGAGTTGTATAGTTCTCATTGGTAGTGTATTCATTTCCGAACTCTGCAAAAGCTTTCGCTGGCTCGTTAAGTTCAATTTCAACGAACAGAGACGAACTCCTATTAATTTTAATATTCTCCAAGCTCGGGGGCGTACGATCGATCGTTATTGCCAGAGATTTCACGTCTTCTCTGTTTCCGTAAACATCAACTGAATAATAGTATATTTTTGTCGTTCCTTCTGAGTCAACGACAACCTCGAAAGGTTCGCTGCCATCAACTCTTATCCATTTGCTTTGAGAGTTTATAGAGTAATTTGTGTAAGCCACTCCGCTGTCATCGTAGCGGGAGAAGGTTACAACTACACTCGTGTTGAAAATTCCAGATTCAGAAGGTTTTGCTGAGAGAGAATAGCTCGTGATTGGAGGAGTTGTGTCAGTGTTGTTGTAAGTTATCTCATAACTTGCTTTACCTTCGTTTTTGATCTTAATGTGATTTCTATCAACAATTTCCCAGTTTGCAAACAACTTACCGTTCTTTTTCACTTTAACTCCCGCAGTACTACTCAGCCAGATTGTAACTTCGCAATCCCCTTCGATGGTAAGGATTGCTTTACCGTCTTCGTATTTAAGTAACGCTTTTGGAATTTCGCGGGAAGATGAGATTAAATTCTTAGAACCCAACGTGTATTTTCTGAAGTCCTCAAGGTACACGTACTTCAGCTGATTTGTTGAATCGAACCTCGCAAAAGCTATCTTAGCATCGCTCACAACATTTTCATAATAAACTTTCCCATCTGCTATGTGGATAAGGTCTCTGTACTTTTCAGTCAAGACCTCCACAGCATATCCGTCTCCTTCAACTTCAAGCTGCCTAAAGCTTGGGACAGCTTCATTCTTGCTGAGGTTTCTCGGGTAGTGCACTGTAATGTATTTGACTTCTTTTCCGATCTGCTCGGCTTTGATGAACGGATGCCAGAGATGATCCAGCGATTTGTCACCTCTTGAACCGTATTGCATTCCTGAGAGATCGTAGGTAATTTCGCAAGCTGGGGCTATGAAAGTGTCAAGCTCAACCCAGTGGGTGTTTGTGTAGAGTGGCGTGCGGGAAGATACTTTCGTTAAGCTTTCAGTTGTCCAAGAGACGAAGTTCGTTACAGCTTTGAAAGGTTCCTTGTTCCACCAGTCCACGACCTTTCCACCAATTTTAAGAATTCCTTTGACTGGATAGTTGACCCTCGGCTCTTTGCTTGTATCAGCCTCAGTTCCACCGTATTGGATAGTCATCTGGAATTTGTAAGGCTTCTCAGCTTTCAGCTCATCAAGGATCACAAAGTAGTCTTTCGGGAATATTACGGTTCTGTTCCACTTTATCTCCGGCAGTGTCAGGGTTTCTTTAGTTTCAACGTTCCTGAACTTTTTGATCTTAGTAAAGACGGTTGCCGATTCAAGGTCTTTGGAAATGAAGTAGTCCGTCAGCAGAGAGGGATTTTCAAGCTTACCGAACTGCTTCCACCTCGAAGGAACGAGGGTGTCGTTGAATATAAAGCTCGAAAATCCGAACCCACCTTCCTGTTTAACTTCAGTTCCTTTCCATCCTCTTTCATCACCCCTGTCAACAACGAGATACGCTCTGTAAGCCCATATTGAATACGCTCCGTGATATGTTCTGCTCGTTGTGGCGGAGCTCCAGATGGGGTGGTTGTGTCCGTATAATTTGAGCCAGAGCTCATTTCCGTCCCTTCCATTTCTGAAAATCGCTTTAGCGTTTGCTTTCGAGAAGTAAGAATACGTTCCGTTCCACTTAGGTTCATCTTCTGGTAGTGTGTAATCGTAGAAAATTCCCGGAAATATCGCTTTGTTCACATCTCCAAATATCCCAGCAGCCTGCAATCCTTTTTTCATCAGTACGTGGTTTATATACCACTGGTGGTTGAGTTTGTCCTGCCCTTTATACAGATCTACCGTTATCCATTGTTCATGCCAAGCTACTCCGCCAGATCTGAGACCTTTATTGTTCGGTTCACCTCCAGTCGGGTCTGAATGCCACACTGGCTGATCGAAAATCCCTCTTGCCAAGTCGTTGATCAAATCGTCTCCGAATAGCTTATGATATGTCATCACTCCTATAGCAAGCGTTTTCGCATACTGTCCTCTGTACTGTCCTTGATAGGTAAATCCTCCCGGCAAATGGGTGATCATTGCAGCCGGATAAGGAGCTCCAGTTATGGATTCGAAGAAGAGATTTTTCATAGCATCTCTGATAGATAGATACGGGTTGAGGTAGTCCAAATACTCTCCGTTATACCCGAGCAGAGAGGACATTACAACAACAAGTATAGGGTTCTCAACAAGCATGTGGTTATTGGGGTCTGCTAAATTACCTTCTCTTGGCAAAGATTCTTTCGAGTTGTAAACGTGGTAAATGTATACTTTCCACCTAATTTCCTTTGCAATTTCAGCAAGTTTGCTTTCTATCGTGTGATACTGGGTTTTGTTCGTTTTGTAGAGGTACTCTCTCAGGAAATCGAAAGCAAGTGCGTAGTACAAAGCGTTCTTTTCAGCTCTGAGGTATATGTGCTCCTTACCACCGTAAATAGTCTTGTCCTCCACTTCCTTTCCAGCTGTTAAAAGAGCTTCAGCTGCTTTTTCAGCGTATTTTTCATCTCCAGTCAATAAGTAAGCAAAAGCGAGTGCCAGTATCTTTCTACCTTTGTAGGAAGCGTAGGTCAAATCGTCATCAAGGTAAGAGTTTGCTCTTCCTATGAGCAACTTCCTCCAGCTCTTGTAAGGCTCCACGTCTTTGTACTTGACTATTGGAATTTCCGAAACATCGCTGAAGAGCATATACGGATAGGCTGGAACCAAAAACCTCACAGCTCTGTTGTTCTCCTCAAGTACATCTTCGGAAGAAACAACTCTGACCTCCACTTTAACAACTCCATCTCTGTAATCGTACACTCCGAGGGTTTTGACTACCTCCCCTCCGGAAGGGACAGAAAAGCTTTCAGTTTCACCAACCTTTTTGTCGTTTATCCACAGCTCAAGCTTTACGTTCTCAGCTTCCAAGCTTCCAACGTTTCTGACTTTAGCCGAGACGCTCACTGATGTTGGCGAGTCGTAAGGTGTTTCAGGATTGAATGTTATGAAAGAAGGCTTTATCTCAAGTTCTGGCGCATCGGTTATGGGCTGAGAAATAAACTCCGCGTAACTTCCACTTTTTCTTTTACTGTCGACCTCTATGAATACAAGCCTTTTTTCCCTTCCAAATATCTTCTTCGCTTCAATTCCGCTGTTCGGAGGGTTTGTGTTTATCGTCCAAGGTGCAACTTTAAGTTGAGAGCCATTTTTGGTCACTGTAACGTTATCAAGCAAAATCCACCCACCACCAGCAAGGCTGACGTATCTTATCTTCACCCTTTTTCCGTAAGCATCCCCCAAATCAACTACAACATGCATTGGGTCTATCGGTGGAGCTCTTCCTCCACTTCTTGGAAAATCCGTTGCTCTAAATGTTTTTATTAGCTGATCTTCAACATAAATTTCCAGCTTTGCGGTCGTCGGATACCAGTATCCTTTAATATCGAAAGATAATTCATAGTTCTGAGCTGTAACTGGTTGGAATAACAGTCCTATTAAGAATATTAAACCCAACAAGTATAAGTCCCATCTCATGATAATAGTTGTAATGGTGAGTAGAAAAGCTTTTCTATTACTTTTGTGAGATACAAAATTTCCGTTAAACATTTATACCACTTACTTTATCTATTAAGGTTAACTGAGGTCAGTATGCATGAAAATCAATGATATAAAAAGATTATTAAACTTAAAAAGTTTAAATATAGACTCATTCATCGCCATTTTAGCACTCCTATTCTTCGTAGGCTTCGCAGCTCCAACGATATTTTTCTACATACCCCACGGAACGGACTCCTACACACATCTTTTTTACACGAGAATTTTTTATGAAACTAACTCTATCGAAGAATTCTACAACAAGCTTCAGAACGATTACTTCACAAAAACAAGTTATCCTTTTGGATTCAGGCTTTTCAGCTCATTAGTTATGAAAATTTCTTCAATCGACGCTTTTTCCCTCTCAATTTTACAGCCGTTGATTCTTCTTATGCTCTCCTCCCTCCTTTACTACATATACTCGAAAGAGCTGATCCCGGAAAAAGACTCGAAGGTTCACGCTTTTTCAGTACTCTTCATGCTCAGCATGCCAGTAATAACTATTGGAATCTTGAACTTCGAAACAGATTCTTTCATGTTTCCGTTTGTGATCTTAATTTTCACGCTGCTTTTGGTAGAAAAACCAAAACAGCTGTTCATTTTGACGGTTCTTTTATGCTTAACACCGATTTTCCACGCTGGTACGTACCTATTCTTATTTTCTTTCTTCCTGGTATACATAATCGTTTATTCAGTAATCTACAACAGAATTCCGAAAGCAGTATTTTCATTTTCAGCAATGCTCCTTTCCTACGTTTCACTTGTAAACATCTTTCCTGAAATTCACCCACAGTTCGGTACCAAAGCGCTGTTTATTCTCAGAATTTCGGATAAAATTGCCGGAATAACAGGATTAAATATTTTCAGATCGATAGGTGATTCAATTTACGGGGGTTTGTTCAGCGAACCTTCACTTATTAACGTATTCTATGCGGTAATCGCTCTTTACTTCCTTTCAATCCTCGCAACGAAGGTTTCGACTTTCGTTAAAAACAAAGGAACGTTTTCTTTTGCAATAGCATTTGCAACGGTACCAAAAAGTCCAATATTTTTACCCTTCTGGATTGGACCGCTCCAAACACTCCTATCCCTTCTGAGTTTAAAGAGAGTTGATAAAAAAATAACAAGCATACTGATACCGCTGTTAATAATCGTTCTTCCTTCAGCAATGATAACCGGGGAGAGGGGGTTAAGAGAAATTCAGTATCTCTTCCTCATTATCCCTATCCTCTCGACGCTCGGTTTCTTACAAGTCGTAAGAACGATTAAAGAAAAAATTTCAAGTGAGAGGATTAGAGGTGCCGCTTTATTCTTTGCATTTTTTTCAATTTTTCTAAGCTTCGGCATAATTTCCGTTTTTGGAAACGCATACTACCATCCAAAGATAAGCATACCTCAGGAAGACAAGTTCGGACTTGAATGGTTGAGAAATGTTGGTTCAGAAAAAGAAGGTGTAGGAGAAATCGGCTACGGACATAGAGTAAGCGTTTACGCCAGTAAAATTCCCCCTTCAGCTGTGTGGATTCCAGCTGGAAAGGAGATGAGAAGGTATCTAATAGATTATTCAAAAGCAGTTGTTGAAGGAGATATTGATGCTGCCAAAGACCTATCAAGCTCTTTCGGTGCGAAATATCTGATAGTCTCCAGCAAAACTCTAAAAGGATTAAAAACGAGCTGGAAGGAGATAAATCTGTTCGATAGCGTGAGTTACGACAAGATTCTCTCAAGCAAGGAGTTTGCAATAGCTCGGTTTATAGAAGAAAAACTCGTTCTTTCCGATATTCATCCAGAAGTCCAACTCGAAGAACATCCGACGGTAAAAGATGCAGGAAACTTCTTGCTCGTGGAAACCAAGTCTTACAAAATCAGGGTAGGAAAAACATCTCCAAAAATAGATTACCTCGGAACTAAAACTGAGAACTATCTTGAAGAAGGGAGCGCACTTGACTACGTTATTTTCGGGAAGATTAAAGGGGAGATAATTCAAGGAGTTGAGTTTTCGAAAGTGCTTCTTGGAGAGAACATCGTCGAATACAGAGGAGAGATTACAAAAGATTACATTCCAGTGGCAACCCTAATTGTAAGATACACTTTCTATCCCGAAGCAGTAAAGAAGGAAGTGACGGTGTTTAACGATTACAACAACATAAGGGTGCCGGTCAAAATTACAACGAGATTTTACGCACCCTACACTCACTTTACTACGTTAAGCGAAAGTGGAGAAAAGTTTAACAGAACAATCTACCCTAACGAGGATTACGTTTTGCTGAGAGACCTTGAGTTTAGAGAAATTTTCGTTTACAACGAGCAGAGGAAAGGAATTTACCTGTCTTTCGAGAAAACATCTCCGCTACCAGATAGAATTTCCTACTCCGGTTCCACAAAGCATAAGGGGTACAGCAGAATAGACTTCTCAGTTAAAAAGGATTTGACAAGGGTTTATCCGGGAGAGAGGGTTACTGTAACACAGTGGATATCAGTAGGGGAAGAAAATAAGGCAAAAATGCGAATAGAGAATTCGAGTTTCGTAAATTTACACCCTTACGTGAAAAAACCAGCGATCTTAATCGTAAAATTTAAAGAAGACGTAAACGACAGCATTCTGCAAAGGATAGAAAGTCTAAACTTCCCGGTCGTTCTCTCAATTCCCCTCCACAAGCAGATAAACATTCAAAAGCTGAAAAACTACTCTTCGGATAACTTTCAGCTGGCTGCGTATTTGAAAATCAGAAACGACACAATCAGGGAAGAGTACTATAAAAACATACCAAATATATCTAAATTTTATCCAGTAAAAGCTATCGTCGACCCTTACGCTAATTTAAGATCTATAATGTTGTTTGAAGAGTACGGAATAAGGTACGTTTTCAACAGATACGTGTCTCCGCCGTATCTAACGCTATTCGACGAGGGAGAGAGGTTTCCGACGATTGCGGTGGTGAGAGGAAAAGAGACGAATGTTACGCTCTTACCCATCTCTTCCCCAACTCTTTCAGCAGAGAGCTCAGAGAGGGGATGGAGAGAAGTAGAAAACATCGTTCGTGCAATAGCAGACAGCAATGAAATAATCATCTTGGAAGTTGAAGACTCAGTTTTTTACGACAATAGCAGTTTCAAAAGGTTGCAGAGGACAATAGATTTCTTAACTAAAAACGAATTTGAAATTGTTAAACTCGAAGAAGTCAGAGAAGAGTTGGTAGCAATAGAGAAAATGAGCGTTAATATCTCCGGAAAATATCCAGAGAACTTCACAGTTAACATCTATTCCAAAGAAAATTTACCAGAAGCTGAGATTTTAATAAAGCTATCAATAGGAGATTTCAAAATCTCAGCAGAAAATGCCAAAATTGAAAAGCGGGGGAGTGTAATAAAAGCGTATTTAAACATTAGCAGCAAAACAGCAAGAATTCAAGTCAAATTTTCTTAAGCTTGGATATCGCTTTTCTTATTTTTTCACTTTCTTTATTTGAAGTGTGCTTGACATCTTTTTTCTCATCAAATATTTCCACCAGCACACGCCCATCAACATCTTCGGGAATCGGTAAATCGAGAGCGTAAAGAATCGTCGGAAATAAATCGTAAATTTTTGCATTAACTTCACCTCTCTTTATATTTTTCCCGTAAGCAGCGAAAATACCTTGAAGAGAGTGATAGCCTCCCTGTGAAAAGCGTTCAAAAGTTTCACCCACAATGCCGGAATCGAGGATAAAGCCGTTCGTTACAACTATGAAATCGGGAGCGTCATTCAAACAAGCTCCACTGTAAACGTCATTTTTTGTAAAAACTTTTTTAACGACCTTTTTCCCTTGGTATTCGAGAATGCTCAAGAGCCTTAAGACCTCATGGAACGTCCTATCGTAATCTCCACTGTCTTTTAGGTAAATAGTTGAGGAAAGTGGTGTAAGAACATAAGCTTTGGATTTCTCATAATCGACCCTTACCAAATAGCTAACTTCCCTTCCCTTAAACACAAGCCTGTAGATCTTTTTAGCAATCGTAGACGTCTTCGAATATAGAAGTATCTTGTAAAATATTTTTGGAATTCTTAACCTTCTTTTTTCCGTACCAAACGCAGATTTAACATGAGTTTCAAGAATGGAAGTTTCTTCTTTCTTTACAATTTTAGGCTCCAGAAGGTTTTTATCGTGGAAAATTTTGTTAATTCTCACAAGGTAGTCGTAATCTGAAAAACCGTGATCTGAAACGACAAAAACAGTCGTATCGTCTTCGATTCTTTCAATTACCCATGCTAAAAATTCATCAACGAGCTTGAACACCTCCAAAAGTCTGCTGTTACCATTCTTAATTTCCCCCCAAAAGTTGTGAAGGATCGTGTCCGTTTCCCTAAAAAGGATGAAGAAGAATTGCCAATCTTCCTCAGAGAATACTTTTTTCCCAAGTTCCACTTGGCTTCTGGTTGTTTCAATTACGTCCTTTATTAGCTCCTCGCCACTCTTGTTGGGGTCTGAATAAACTGAGTAGTTGGATAGATCAATGCTTCCTTTCGGATAAACTTCTTTTTGAGGGTAAAGAAAATCTGAAATCATTATTCCGTTAAAATCAATTTTTGGTGGAAAAGACAAAGGTAATGCAATTATCACACTTCTAATTCCGTAATTCGACAGAACTTCGTAGATTGCTTTACCTTTAACATCTTTCGATCGATTTAGCTTCATTTTTCCATTTTCCAGCTTAACGAAATCGAAAATACCATGCTTCCCGGGATTCTTACCTGTGTAAAAGGATACCCAAGCAGGAGCTGTTAAGGGGGGAAGAGTTGACTCCAAAAATCCCCAAGAACCGTTTTCTATAATCTTCTTTAATCCCTTCAGTTCGTTTC is part of the Ferroglobus placidus DSM 10642 genome and encodes:
- a CDS encoding enoyl-CoA hydratase/isomerase family protein, whose translation is MSVEVEVVDGVAILKMNSGKKNPINPELVEDLKRAVESVKSEASGIVLTSKDERFFSIGLDVPKLIDYDKQLFKEFIRSFNLLCLEIYTMPKPTVAAVNGHAIAGGCILALCCDYRFMVKEKALIGLNEIKLGLSVPYLPQRILQMIDERVARDVVYGGDFYSAEKALELGIIDGVFSKEELVEKSIEKVKSLNHPAEAFSAVKKNRTLKVKEECLALLEKDVETFTSLWFSEEGQKRLKEAMRSF
- a CDS encoding type II toxin-antitoxin system VapC family toxin; its protein translation is MEKVVADASVIVKWFVDEVYSKNARKLRDEYINGSVEIISPELMPYEVLNALKHKGLFNKEEIVTAARVITLYGFRLYPLTGKLAERTAEIAVENDLTIYDASYIALAEEQKAKLYTADEKLIEKAKFDFVMHIREFV
- a CDS encoding alkaline phosphatase family protein — translated: MKRIVVVGIDGGSWNILKPMCDRNELKGLKKIIENGSWGFLESTLPPLTAPAWVSFYTGKNPGKHGIFDFVKLENGKMKLNRSKDVKGKAIYEVLSNYGIRSVIIALPLSFPPKIDFNGIMISDFLYPQKEVYPKGSIDLSNYSVYSDPNKSGEELIKDVIETTRSQVELGKKVFSEEDWQFFFILFRETDTILHNFWGEIKNGNSRLLEVFKLVDEFLAWVIERIEDDTTVFVVSDHGFSDYDYLVRINKIFHDKNLLEPKIVKKEETSILETHVKSAFGTEKRRLRIPKIFYKILLYSKTSTIAKKIYRLVFKGREVSYLVRVDYEKSKAYVLTPLSSTIYLKDSGDYDRTFHEVLRLLSILEYQGKKVVKKVFTKNDVYSGACLNDAPDFIVVTNGFILDSGIVGETFERFSQGGYHSLQGIFAAYGKNIKRGEVNAKIYDLFPTILYALDLPIPEDVDGRVLVEIFDEKKDVKHTSNKESEKIRKAISKLKKI
- a CDS encoding OmpL47-type beta-barrel domain-containing protein; this translates as MRWDLYLLGLIFLIGLLFQPVTAQNYELSFDIKGYWYPTTAKLEIYVEDQLIKTFRATDFPRSGGRAPPIDPMHVVVDLGDAYGKRVKIRYVSLAGGGWILLDNVTVTKNGSQLKVAPWTINTNPPNSGIEAKKIFGREKRLVFIEVDSKRKSGSYAEFISQPITDAPELEIKPSFITFNPETPYDSPTSVSVSAKVRNVGSLEAENVKLELWINDKKVGETESFSVPSGGEVVKTLGVYDYRDGVVKVEVRVVSSEDVLEENNRAVRFLVPAYPYMLFSDVSEIPIVKYKDVEPYKSWRKLLIGRANSYLDDDLTYASYKGRKILALAFAYLLTGDEKYAEKAAEALLTAGKEVEDKTIYGGKEHIYLRAEKNALYYALAFDFLREYLYKTNKTQYHTIESKLAEIAKEIRWKVYIYHVYNSKESLPREGNLADPNNHMLVENPILVVVMSSLLGYNGEYLDYLNPYLSIRDAMKNLFFESITGAPYPAAMITHLPGGFTYQGQYRGQYAKTLAIGVMTYHKLFGDDLINDLARGIFDQPVWHSDPTGGEPNNKGLRSGGVAWHEQWITVDLYKGQDKLNHQWYINHVLMKKGLQAAGIFGDVNKAIFPGIFYDYTLPEDEPKWNGTYSYFSKANAKAIFRNGRDGNELWLKLYGHNHPIWSSATTSRTYHGAYSIWAYRAYLVVDRGDERGWKGTEVKQEGGFGFSSFIFNDTLVPSRWKQFGKLENPSLLTDYFISKDLESATVFTKIKKFRNVETKETLTLPEIKWNRTVIFPKDYFVILDELKAEKPYKFQMTIQYGGTEADTSKEPRVNYPVKGILKIGGKVVDWWNKEPFKAVTNFVSWTTESLTKVSSRTPLYTNTHWVELDTFIAPACEITYDLSGMQYGSRGDKSLDHLWHPFIKAEQIGKEVKYITVHYPRNLSKNEAVPSFRQLEVEGDGYAVEVLTEKYRDLIHIADGKVYYENVVSDAKIAFARFDSTNQLKYVYLEDFRKYTLGSKNLISSSREIPKALLKYEDGKAILTIEGDCEVTIWLSSTAGVKVKKNGKLFANWEIVDRNHIKIKNEGKASYEITYNNTDTTPPITSYSLSAKPSESGIFNTSVVVTFSRYDDSGVAYTNYSINSQSKWIRVDGSEPFEVVVDSEGTTKIYYYSVDVYGNREDVKSLAITIDRTPPSLENIKINRSSSLFVEIELNEPAKAFAEFGNEYTTNENYTTHHAFEFNAEKSGVLKVVIVDRAGNVNEFEKEISIAEKKPFFDVKAPAQVMQGDTLVIEVVTNLDGKLTIVFPAEWGMKDSITTISGNYTAEFTVPKVKGTFSIDVSLESSSGNFSKSLSITVLAPSEPWQRYDFNGDGKIDYMELTVALKDWINKEISDKEFINVLVKYSKTS